One stretch of Cygnus atratus isolate AKBS03 ecotype Queensland, Australia chromosome 26, CAtr_DNAZoo_HiC_assembly, whole genome shotgun sequence DNA includes these proteins:
- the TM6SF2 gene encoding transmembrane 6 superfamily member 2 yields MQLPAVPGALAPSLLAFPLAFGVSGLVALADSPLVLTGVLVLAGLVSIIYFLRAGSYFQDPLFCVFVAFSFTSAVDLIISLEEDGFVSGFAEVYVREGEPYLRTAHGIMICYWDGIVHYGLYLAMITAMSQRKSYRSLGLFWLGSLMMSIVVFLLGNLIGKYSSDISPAFLLNVPYILIPIWAGVRLFQQPRALPCLTVEQVAEEQRKWLHQRPQDVALVLLLVLEATFTFFRGMVILDCPADSCFEYIYQHEPYLRDPVAYPKVQMLLYLFYVLPFFCLCIYGLLRPGCSWMPDWSLVFAGAVAQAQFSHLGSSLHSRTPFPYQTPEDVWWSFLVTNVLYALGPQLLALRCLRRPAFFLPSAPASLVKKHQ; encoded by the exons atGCAGCTCCCCGCCGTGCCGGGCGCTCTCGCCCCTTCCCTGCTCGCCTTCCCCCTGGCTTTTGGTGTCAGCGGCTTGGTGGCACTGGCAGA CAGCCCGCTGGTGCTGACAGGGGTGCTGGTGCTCGCCGGCCTGGTCTCCATCATCTACTTCCTAAGAGCAGGGAGCTACTTCCAGGACCCCCTGTTCTGCG TGTTCGTGGCGTTCTCCTTCACCTCTGCCGTTGACCTGATCATCTCCCTGGAGGAGGATGGCTTCGTTTCTGGCTTTGCAGAGGTCTACGTGAGGGAG GGCGAGCCGTACCTGCGCACGGCGCACGGCATCATGATCTGTTACTGGGACGGCATCGTCCACTACGGGCTCTACCTCGCCATGATCACAGCCATGAGCCAGCG GAAGAGCTACAGGAGCCTGGGGCTCTTCTGGCTGGGCTCTCTGATGATGAGCATCGTGGTCTTCCTGCTCGGGAACCTGATAG GCAAGTACAGCTCCGACATCAGCCCTGCCTTCCTGCTCAACGTGCCCTACATCCTCATCCCCATCTGGGCTGGGGTGAGGCTCTTCCAGCAGCCCCGGGCCCTGCCGTGTCtcacggtggagcag GTTGCAGAGGAGCAGCGCAAGTGGCTCCACCAGCGGCCCCAGGACGTGGCGCTGGTCCTGCTCTTGGTCCTGGAGGCCACCTTCACCTTCTTCAGGGGCATG GTGATTTTGGACTGTCCTGCTGATTCCTGCTTCGAGTACATCTACCAGCACGAGCCCTACCTGCGCGACCCCGTTGCCTACCCCAAAGTGCAG ATGCTGCTCTACCTGTTCTACGTCCTCCCCTTCTTCTGCCTCTGCATCTACGGGCTGCTGCGGCCGGGCTGCTCCTGGATGCCCGACTGGAGCCTGGTGTTCGCCGGAGCCGTGGCGCAG GCTCAGTTCTCCCACCTGGGCTCCTCGCTGCACTCCCGCACGCCCTTCCCCTACCAGACCCCCGAAGACGTCTGGTGGAGCTTCCTCGTCACCAACGTCCTCTACGCGCTGGGGCCGCAGCTCCTGGCCCTCCGCTGCCTGCGCCGCCCCGCGTTCTTCCTGCCCAGCGCCCCCGCCAGCCTGGTCAAGAAGCACcagtga
- the SUGP1 gene encoding SURP and G-patch domain-containing protein 1 isoform X1, producing MDNPREAPGKASRWFGVSQSKSAKTTANILQQEELIAQKKREIEARLEQQERQNSLRIRQLPLFGEDDGTDNEASVSNKFVNDGSFLQQFLKLQKEKSSAEPPQSSTNNSSNASAPNAGKKPMLFGKRPGQVLSSMLQQAKNYSHSKQTPVVNRLSVFQSPDEDEEEDYEQWLEIKVLPPEDAETRQVVEKLARFVAEGGPELEKVAMEDYKDNPAFSFLHDKNSREFLYYRKKVAEIRKENQSSQASSSQKVSPPEDEETKNCAEKLARFIADGGPEVEAIALQNNRENHAFRFLYEPNSKGYKYYRQKLEEFRKAKTSAASAPVPAESSLKRKSSPEASPSPLSLSSLPLPVPSPLPLPLPLPLPVPSPLPLPVPLPVPSPLPLPVPPPLPVPLPVPSLLPSPSPSSSSTLPNETATTTAAPTATAAATGTTKKKRKSRWGPEEDKVELPLPQLIQQLDSPSPLSVQDLKGLGYEKGKPVGLVGVTELSEAQKKQLKEQQEMQQMYDMIMKHKQAMQEMQMMWEKAIQQHQHGYDSDEEVDSELGTWEHQLRRMEMDKTREWAEQLTQMGRGKHFIGDFLPPDELEKFMETFKALKEGREPDYSEYKEFKLTVENIGYQMLMKMGWKEGEGLGSDGQGIKNPVSKGTTAVDGAGFGIDRPAELTKEDDEYEAFRKRMMLAYRFRPNPLNNPRRPYY from the exons ATGGACAACCCCCGCGAGGCGCCGG GGAAGGCCAGCCGGTGGTTCGGCGTCTCGCAGTCCAAATCGGCCAAGACGACCGCGAAtatcctgcagcaggaggagctgatAGCGCAGAAGAAGAGGGAGATCGAGGCCcgcctggagcagcaggagaggcagaaCTCCCTGCGCATCCGGCAGCTGCCCCTCTTCGGAGA AGATGACGGTACTGACAACGAAGCCTCTGTTTCCAACAAGTTTGTTAATGATGGCAGTTTCCTCCAGCAGTTTCtcaagctgcagaaggaaaagtcGAGTGCTG AACCTCCCCAAAGTTCTACTAATAACTCGTCAAACGCTTCTGCACCAAATGCTGGGAAGAAACCTATGCTGTTTGGGAAGCGCCCCGGTCAGGTCCTGAGCAGCATGCTGCAGCAGGCGAAGAACTACTCCCATTCCAAACAGACCCCAGTCGTTAACCGCCTCAGTGTGTTTCAGTCGCCagatgaagatgaggaggaagatTATGAGCAGTGGTTGGAAATTAAAG TTTTGCCCCCAGAGGATGCGGAGACCCGCCAAGTGGTGGAAAAGCTGGCTAGGTTCGTGGCTGAAGGGGGACCAGAGTTAGAGAAGGTCGCTATGGAAGACTACAAGGATAACCCAGCTTTTTC GTTTTTACATGATAAGAACAGCAGAGAATTCCTTTACTACAGAAAGAAAGTGGCAGAGATAAGAAAAGAGAATCAAAGTTCTCAGGCATCCTCTTCTCAGAAAG TTTCACCCCCAGAGGACGAAGAGACAAAGAACTGTGCTGAGAAACTGGCCAGGTTCATAGCGGACGGGGGTCCCGAGGTGGAAGCTATTGCCTTGCAGAACAACCGTGAGAACCATGCTTTCAG GTTTTTATATGAGCCGAACAGCAAAGGCTACAAGTATTACCGGCAAAAACTGGAGGAGTTCCGTAAGGCCAAAACCAGCGCTGCGAGTGCCCCCGTGCCTGCGGAGTCCAGCCTGAAAAGGAAGAGCAGTCCTGAGGCATCGCCGTCACCCCTCTCTTTATCATCCTTGCCTTTGCCCGTGCCCTCCCCTTTGCCTTTACCTCTGCCCTTACCCTTGCCCGtgccctcccctctgcccctgccagTGCCCTTGCCGGTGCCGTCCCCGTTGCCCTTGCCAGTGCCCCCACCGCTGCCCGTGCCCTTGCCCGTGCCTTCGCTGTTGCCCTCACCTTCACCATCCTCCTCCTCAACTCTGCCTAACGAGACGGCTACAACCACTGCTGCACCGACAGCTACGGCCGCTGCTACGGGCACCACGAAAAAGAAGCGGAAGAGCAGGTGGGGGCCAGAGGAGGACAAGGTTGAGTTGCCCCTCCCGCAGCTGATCCAGCAGCTGGattctccctcccctctttcAG TTCAGGACCTCAAGGGTCTTGGTTATGAAAAAGGGAAACCGGTTGGCTTGGTGGGTGTGACAGAGCTCTCCGAGGCCcagaagaaacagctgaaggagcagcaggag ATGCAGCAGATGTACGACATGATCATGAAGCACAAGCAAGCCATGCAGGAAATGCAGATGATGTGGGAGAAGGCGATTCAGCAGCACCAGCATGGCTACGACAGTGACGAAGAGGTAGACAGCGAGCTGGGAACGTGGGAGCATCAGCTTCGACGCATGGAGATGGACAAGACGCGAG AGTGGGCTGAGCAGCTGACCCAGATGGGCAGAGGGAAGCATTTCATCGGAGACTTTCTTCCACCGGATGAGCTGGAAAAATTCATGGAGACGTTCAAGGCATTGAAG GAAGGACGTGAACCAGATTATTCTGAATACAAAGAGTTCAAACTGACTGTGGAAAACATAGGTTATCAAATGCTAATGAAGATGGGTTGGAAGGAAGGCGAGGGACTTGGCTCAGATGGACAGGGGATTAAAAACCCAGTCAGCAA GGGGACTACTGCTGTGGATGGAGCTGGTTTTGGCATCGATCGTCCTGCAGAGCTAACCAAGGAGGATGATGAGTACGAGGCATTCCGTAAACGAATGATGCTTGCCTACCGGTTCCGACCAAATCCATTG AACAATCCACGACGACCTTACTACTGa
- the SUGP1 gene encoding SURP and G-patch domain-containing protein 1 isoform X2, with translation MDNPREAPGKASRWFGVSQSKSAKTTANILQQEELIAQKKREIEARLEQQERQNSLRIRQLPLFGEDDGTDNEASVSNKFVNDGSFLQQFLKLQKEKSSAEPPQSSTNNSSNASAPNAGKKPMLFGKRPGQVLSSMLQQAKNYSHSKQTPVVNRLSVFQSPDEDEEEDYEQWLEIKEDAETRQVVEKLARFVAEGGPELEKVAMEDYKDNPAFSFLHDKNSREFLYYRKKVAEIRKENQSSQASSSQKVSPPEDEETKNCAEKLARFIADGGPEVEAIALQNNRENHAFRFLYEPNSKGYKYYRQKLEEFRKAKTSAASAPVPAESSLKRKSSPEASPSPLSLSSLPLPVPSPLPLPLPLPLPVPSPLPLPVPLPVPSPLPLPVPPPLPVPLPVPSLLPSPSPSSSSTLPNETATTTAAPTATAAATGTTKKKRKSRWGPEEDKVELPLPQLIQQLDSPSPLSVQDLKGLGYEKGKPVGLVGVTELSEAQKKQLKEQQEMQQMYDMIMKHKQAMQEMQMMWEKAIQQHQHGYDSDEEVDSELGTWEHQLRRMEMDKTREWAEQLTQMGRGKHFIGDFLPPDELEKFMETFKALKEGREPDYSEYKEFKLTVENIGYQMLMKMGWKEGEGLGSDGQGIKNPVSKGTTAVDGAGFGIDRPAELTKEDDEYEAFRKRMMLAYRFRPNPLNNPRRPYY, from the exons ATGGACAACCCCCGCGAGGCGCCGG GGAAGGCCAGCCGGTGGTTCGGCGTCTCGCAGTCCAAATCGGCCAAGACGACCGCGAAtatcctgcagcaggaggagctgatAGCGCAGAAGAAGAGGGAGATCGAGGCCcgcctggagcagcaggagaggcagaaCTCCCTGCGCATCCGGCAGCTGCCCCTCTTCGGAGA AGATGACGGTACTGACAACGAAGCCTCTGTTTCCAACAAGTTTGTTAATGATGGCAGTTTCCTCCAGCAGTTTCtcaagctgcagaaggaaaagtcGAGTGCTG AACCTCCCCAAAGTTCTACTAATAACTCGTCAAACGCTTCTGCACCAAATGCTGGGAAGAAACCTATGCTGTTTGGGAAGCGCCCCGGTCAGGTCCTGAGCAGCATGCTGCAGCAGGCGAAGAACTACTCCCATTCCAAACAGACCCCAGTCGTTAACCGCCTCAGTGTGTTTCAGTCGCCagatgaagatgaggaggaagatTATGAGCAGTGGTTGGAAATTAAAG AGGATGCGGAGACCCGCCAAGTGGTGGAAAAGCTGGCTAGGTTCGTGGCTGAAGGGGGACCAGAGTTAGAGAAGGTCGCTATGGAAGACTACAAGGATAACCCAGCTTTTTC GTTTTTACATGATAAGAACAGCAGAGAATTCCTTTACTACAGAAAGAAAGTGGCAGAGATAAGAAAAGAGAATCAAAGTTCTCAGGCATCCTCTTCTCAGAAAG TTTCACCCCCAGAGGACGAAGAGACAAAGAACTGTGCTGAGAAACTGGCCAGGTTCATAGCGGACGGGGGTCCCGAGGTGGAAGCTATTGCCTTGCAGAACAACCGTGAGAACCATGCTTTCAG GTTTTTATATGAGCCGAACAGCAAAGGCTACAAGTATTACCGGCAAAAACTGGAGGAGTTCCGTAAGGCCAAAACCAGCGCTGCGAGTGCCCCCGTGCCTGCGGAGTCCAGCCTGAAAAGGAAGAGCAGTCCTGAGGCATCGCCGTCACCCCTCTCTTTATCATCCTTGCCTTTGCCCGTGCCCTCCCCTTTGCCTTTACCTCTGCCCTTACCCTTGCCCGtgccctcccctctgcccctgccagTGCCCTTGCCGGTGCCGTCCCCGTTGCCCTTGCCAGTGCCCCCACCGCTGCCCGTGCCCTTGCCCGTGCCTTCGCTGTTGCCCTCACCTTCACCATCCTCCTCCTCAACTCTGCCTAACGAGACGGCTACAACCACTGCTGCACCGACAGCTACGGCCGCTGCTACGGGCACCACGAAAAAGAAGCGGAAGAGCAGGTGGGGGCCAGAGGAGGACAAGGTTGAGTTGCCCCTCCCGCAGCTGATCCAGCAGCTGGattctccctcccctctttcAG TTCAGGACCTCAAGGGTCTTGGTTATGAAAAAGGGAAACCGGTTGGCTTGGTGGGTGTGACAGAGCTCTCCGAGGCCcagaagaaacagctgaaggagcagcaggag ATGCAGCAGATGTACGACATGATCATGAAGCACAAGCAAGCCATGCAGGAAATGCAGATGATGTGGGAGAAGGCGATTCAGCAGCACCAGCATGGCTACGACAGTGACGAAGAGGTAGACAGCGAGCTGGGAACGTGGGAGCATCAGCTTCGACGCATGGAGATGGACAAGACGCGAG AGTGGGCTGAGCAGCTGACCCAGATGGGCAGAGGGAAGCATTTCATCGGAGACTTTCTTCCACCGGATGAGCTGGAAAAATTCATGGAGACGTTCAAGGCATTGAAG GAAGGACGTGAACCAGATTATTCTGAATACAAAGAGTTCAAACTGACTGTGGAAAACATAGGTTATCAAATGCTAATGAAGATGGGTTGGAAGGAAGGCGAGGGACTTGGCTCAGATGGACAGGGGATTAAAAACCCAGTCAGCAA GGGGACTACTGCTGTGGATGGAGCTGGTTTTGGCATCGATCGTCCTGCAGAGCTAACCAAGGAGGATGATGAGTACGAGGCATTCCGTAAACGAATGATGCTTGCCTACCGGTTCCGACCAAATCCATTG AACAATCCACGACGACCTTACTACTGa